The following DNA comes from Nicotiana sylvestris chromosome 10, ASM39365v2, whole genome shotgun sequence.
GGAGACatggtgttgctttataactcaagattaagcctatttccgggtaaactcaagtcacgatggtctggaccatttcgagtGGTCAAAGTATTCCCTTTAGGTGCCGTAGAAATTGCCTCAGAGAAAGACTCtcatacatttagagtcaatgggcagagattgaaACCATATGTGGGCATGGATGAACCAAAGGAAGTGTTAGTGATCTatctgactgaacctcagaggtcgagcgagccttaaatgcgcttatctgcgtcgtgccgcgatgttaaattaaACACTgtatgggaggcaacccattgattTGTTGTAACTGTCATGCCACGACATTAACtaaggcgctggttgggaggcaacaATGATAGTAAGTAGTTGTTAGTTTTGATTTTGGTAAGTACTAACCAATGCAGGTAAGCTTGGGCAGGTGATAAGTCCATCGGACGTGGAAAGAACGGGTGAAAAAGTGGAAAATATTTCAGCCCAGGAGCGCGCCCGCTCTACAGGCCGCGCATATGGGCAAACATTCTGCCTCAGCATCTCAAccactagcgcgaccgcgctatgACGGCGCTAGTGACCGCTTTAGAAGCGTGACCGCGCTATTGGCCATGCTAGTGGCTGCGCATATGGCCAAGTACATTGTTTtcactagcgcgaccgcgctagtccCGCCTATTTAACTTAGCATTtgctttaatttttttatttttttatttcttattctttatttggtatattaattgtattaagtgtttagtaACCTCCCCCCCTCCAACCAACTATTCCCCTCTTTTTCATCCCCAAAAATCCCTAACGCCCAAATTCCCAACCCTAACTCCCATCTTCTTGAAAATTTCCTTCTTCTTCATTCCCAAATTCCCCAAGGCTCAAGCCCAACTCTCCACTACTTTTCTTCACTTCTCCCCACATTCTCTCACTACAGGTATGGTTTCTTTTtgccatttttcctttttttgcgCAGATTttcgttttaattttttttaattatgtagtagctttttcttttcttttcttagtaGAAATTTGTAGTGTTTGTGTAGTGTTTGTGGGTGGTGATGTTGGTGGAATTGTCTCTTAACTTAATGGGTAAATTTGGGGAAATTGTGGTGGTCATGGGGTTACAACGTGTTTAAATTGGAGATTGGGTATATAAAGTCCACAAGGTGTTTGTTTAAATGCCACAATGAGTGTAAATGGGTAATTGTGACCAATTGTGCgagtgaagtctgagtaaccgcaaTTTAGTCACACCTTTTGTGCTGTGCTAATGCTATTCCTCTTCCAGGTACTATGGCTCCATCCAGGAAACGCTGCACCATAGGTGCTTCTTCAAGCAGTCAAGCTGGATCGTCCAGGGCGCGCGGGTCAGCTCCTGCTCGTCCCTTTGATAGTAGCAGGTTCGTCTCTGCCAAGGCTTAGGACCGCTTTGCGGATAAGGCCCCTAAGAAATCGATACCGGAAAGGGGCATGGATATAGGGTCGGTCCAGTTGGGCTGCCCTAACTTGTATAATGAGCTGGTAAGGTAAGGACTCCAAATTTGAAGGGCCGGACGAGGGAAATGTGATGGTCGTCCGTGAATTTTACGCCAATGTAAAGGAACATGTGAATGGCACAGTAACAGTGCGTAGAAAGGCGGTGGATGCCTTTGTTGAGGCTATACGGAGGATATACCAGTTTCCCGCTCATGTGGATCCATATGAAGACTATTATAAGATGTATGTCAGATCACACACGTAGTGGGAGAGGTTCTTTGCAACAATTTGTGTACCTGAAAAGGAAATTGTCTGGATGAAGTATGGTCAGAAGTTTTACTCCGTGGAGCtaacctttgaagggaagtgctgGCTGTATGTTATCAACAACCGCCTGATCCTGTCTTCCAATACCACGGAGGTGAATGGTCCTTGAGCGGCTCTGATTTAGTGCTTTATGAATGGTCACAACTTTGACGTGACCAAGGTGattcatgaggagatgttcacccGTTGTCCGGTGAAAAGGTATGGGTTCTTATTCCCTTCCCTAGTCACTCGACTTTGCCAGGCAGCTCAGGTGCCGAAAAATTTTCCTGTGGATGGGATAGTGCCAAAGACCACAAGTTTCGAGCAGATAAGGTCACTATTGGGAAGGAGCCGATGGCAGCGGGTGGTGATGATAATGGTAAATTTGATGACTCTGAGGAAGAGGAGGCTGAGCAGGAGGATGTCAGGGTTGAGTCACCGGACCATGAGCAAATTGCAGAGGGTGCAGCACCATCTAGGGCTGCAGCACCATCTGGGGCTGCTCGGGTTACTCAGTTCACAGCTTTGGAGCAGGAGGTGTCCGGATTGCATACCTTGGTCACTGACTTAGGTACCCGTGTTGACACGGTGGCTGCCCAGAAGGTGAAATCGGAGAAGAAAGTATTGGGCTGTCTAGAGCTCTGGGTCATGCTTGCAATCTGAACCCAGACACGGTCTCCGATCAAGAGTGATCAttcagggaagttcctttacctcactaTCCTTTATTTTGTATGCCATGAGGACATGTCTtccttttaagtgtggggtgggggatattTCAATGTATGTGTGTATATGTAACAACTTGACTATTtgatgttttctttgtttttcttgattGTTTTTGGTGGTTTTGAATAATAGTCAATTAGGTAAGTTAACgtgtcccgacgatggatctctttcgacggggttcttgagggtctAAGGCGAcgtaaaaaaaaattggaaaaaaaacagaaatatgttggactcttcctgatgacgaatcttctagacagttttcttgagggaagtaagtctaaaaaataccaaaaagatttttttttgttttaggtagtgtagtaactcccccttggttcttctttgggccacggttcttttccaagggtttttcttgaaccgggtgtagttagtttttgtttattttgtttttagtttttagttAGTATTGATGGGCTATGATCTGAAATAGAATGAGAACCCTTGGCGTTAATACACCTTAACACAGTAGACACTAGAGTGTGACACTTAGTCTCAGTGGTTGATTCTTGTTGGACTACCTTAATTTTATGTTTGTAACTGACTTGACTACTCAAACAAGAGTGTTTTGATAAGccaatctggagtgagtcatgtgtcatgtgtgtgtgagttgtaCTACATTCTATACTTTGCATGTGATTCCTAGAACTTgtcctgtgtgtttgcaaagcgaaatagtagctttattcagtcttagaagtgatataggcatttctttgtaagccaaatatataaagtagacccacctaaatgcgatacatcgtagttaaccccgttgagcctataagcatgtttctttggcaatcacattacaaaccttacccaattatttgaacccttttacctctcatgagcacttgaatggttatgaaatatgcaaaagctaaagtgtggggtggtggtttatTTTTTTGAGTGGAACCGATGAAATAGAGAAAAAGGTGCAGTATTttgaaaaaagtaaaagaataagcaccacttaaaaaagaaaaaaaagaaaatgagtaAATGTAATATTTGATAAGTGGTGACTTGatacaattgcacctaatggaGTTGGGGTGTTATAAATAGAAGTGCGGTGGAATGTCTGGTTTGACATCAGTATGGTTTTGAATGTTAATGTGATTGTATTAAAAGttcttagggaggttagtcactatatccaaatatatcctacccgtatCTTGGCCTTCATTACAACCAaatgaagtcctaattgatcttagactgaatgggCTCGATTAGTaaagtagtacactacgggcaagcctatggtgcatctgtgtggcatgtgaatgttcgtTTTGAGAGTGAACAAATTTTGTCtatctaagttcctaattgttcttaatattattatttgtggaactactctcttgtgtgatgtgagggcatatgattcacgaaggaaaggtaagtcttgacctCTGTATAGAGTAATTTGAGTAAGTGTGAATATTGCACGGCACGTGAGAGTCGACTTTTGAGGCAAAGATTGTCCACTACTAGACGTATCTTTGGTGATTTGTTCTTGGCGTGATACGTTAGGGGAAAAGCTTAGTGAAGGAACCTTTATAGAGTGTGATGGATTGCTCGAGGaatagcaatgatttaagtgtgggtgTTGATAATAAGCTAAATTCATGTAATTTGGCGACTGTTTATGCCCCAACTTGACTATGCTTCACTGTTCTAGGATAGTTAAATgacaataaattggctctaattgtgagTTTCATGTTTTGTATGAGCGAGTGGCGCTTATGAGAACATAGCACAGTGTTTAGAGCTAAATTAAAGCAAGGGAAGCCCCTCGGAGCTAAGTACGtgtgaaagaagagagaaaagaagaactaAAATGATGGCCCAGCTTAGCGCGCCCTTAGCGTGACCGCGCTAGTCCAGAAACTCAAGACAGAATACTATGCTATATGCGCGACCATTAGCACGGGCACGAGTgcggccgcgctagtccagttCGGAACATATAATTCAGGGGTAAATTTGGAAGTTCGAGGGtaattccacttaacctataagaggtccagcTCGCCCAAAGGGACATTATCAAGGTTTTTACAGCTTAGTTGAAGGCAAGGAGAGGTAAGAGGTAAGGAGGATAATTCGACATcgagttcttcctttcttccttttgtttttaccATTTATGATGAATTTTGTTGTTGTTAGTATGAatacaattatgagtagctatatatttagtctagggttttgatggaacctgttgaaggatgaacttcgtgttatgttaatatagtttacccggtttaatctctatttgttcaactacgttctcattgtagttaattgataggatcctcaattagctgtgcctatttagtatgtattactcgggagagagtgcatattaaGTAATTTTttaacaacaccactcccaaagtatatgaggaatcaataaccgagggtttaaaggtgggattagggataaaaaaacttgggtgcgatctaaagtgAGCCGTAATAAAAGtaagctagcgtaactcgggagagtgcgtctagtaaattatcgtaattactcgggagagatttatggtAGTAAGAGTGCTTatgatcgatagagacgattaggcaattctatgcgaaacataacaggaagggattccatcaataggggaaatcacaaccttagatccttctcttatttgtttacaactcaatcatagttagcttttagtttacttaattttattcagttatagttagtaaaaacatctccaattattattcaaaatatctgagaagttgattacgaagaatttagtgagtctaacaagagtaattggtaggttaattccctgtggattCCATTCTAGCctaaatacttggattatattttgcagcgaccgctttatcctttttataaggcatagttgggcgtgatcagt
Coding sequences within:
- the LOC138879005 gene encoding uncharacterized protein gives rise to the protein MKQLNLDTEAAGTIRVVELHELDEFRYLAFESTRLYKERMMRLHDKNIVGRNLNPGDMVLLYNSRLSLFPGKLKSRWSGPFRVVKVFPLGAVEIASEKDSHTFRVNGQRLKPYVGMDEPKEVLVIYLTEPQRSSEP